Proteins encoded together in one Aeromonas encheleia window:
- a CDS encoding ATP-dependent endonuclease translates to MFLERIEVKGFRGINRLSLGLDHTTVLIGENAWGKSSLLRALWCLLGDAGPYQFTRDDFHQPEDPELASSRNLQLVLTFSEYRPQMCQHSRRLARLGEAWIPHRDKFHRVHYRASAELQDDGSVLTTHDFLDGIGKTLAIDDNDELVQLLITMNPVFRLRDARTIRDGVEALPWGDLSEQRLGELSGKLTDEPQRIGEPELKEALLAVRQLMEHYFSALAPIKHKPRSQREIVNRPMTLRNPGNLQMLLRNADNRALQLAMAGMAAMLLNARGNRELEEGARPIMILEDPESRLHPTMLALAWGLLEQLPGQKLLTTNSGDLLSSLPLNQVRRLVRRQQDIVCHQLGGERYSSDDLRKIAFHVRINRPMSMFARCWLLVEGETEIWLLSELAQICGYSLRAEGVRIIEFAQCGQAPLIKVARDFGIEWHLLTDGDEAGIKYASSARSLLKGERERDRLTQLPAADIEHYLYQNGFEGVFRREAGVGGRSTLNPGRIIAKAIHHRSKPGLALAVVEEAERLGGERIPPMIRQMFARVVALARGQG, encoded by the coding sequence ATGTTTCTGGAACGTATTGAAGTCAAAGGTTTTCGCGGGATAAATCGACTCTCGCTCGGGCTGGATCACACCACGGTGCTCATCGGTGAAAACGCCTGGGGCAAGTCCAGCCTGCTGCGTGCCCTCTGGTGCCTGCTGGGGGATGCCGGCCCCTATCAGTTCACCCGCGATGATTTCCACCAACCGGAAGATCCGGAGCTGGCGTCGTCGCGCAACCTGCAACTGGTGCTCACCTTCAGCGAGTACCGGCCCCAGATGTGCCAGCACTCACGCCGCCTCGCGCGCCTCGGCGAGGCCTGGATCCCGCACCGGGACAAGTTTCACCGCGTCCACTATCGCGCCAGCGCCGAGCTGCAGGATGACGGCAGCGTGCTGACCACCCATGACTTTCTCGACGGTATCGGCAAGACCCTGGCCATCGACGACAACGATGAGCTGGTGCAGCTGCTCATCACCATGAACCCGGTGTTCCGCCTGCGCGATGCGCGCACGATCCGCGATGGGGTCGAGGCGCTGCCCTGGGGGGATCTGTCCGAGCAGCGCCTCGGCGAGCTGTCCGGCAAGCTGACGGATGAGCCCCAGCGCATCGGCGAGCCCGAACTGAAGGAGGCGTTGCTGGCGGTGCGCCAGTTGATGGAGCACTACTTCAGCGCCCTGGCCCCCATCAAGCACAAGCCGCGCAGCCAGCGGGAGATCGTCAATCGCCCCATGACGTTGCGCAACCCCGGCAACCTGCAGATGCTGCTGCGCAACGCCGACAACCGGGCCCTGCAGCTGGCGATGGCGGGCATGGCGGCCATGCTGCTCAACGCCCGCGGCAACCGCGAGCTGGAGGAGGGGGCCAGGCCCATCATGATCCTGGAAGACCCGGAGAGCCGCCTGCACCCCACCATGCTGGCGCTGGCCTGGGGCCTGCTCGAGCAGCTGCCCGGCCAGAAGCTGCTCACCACCAACTCGGGGGATCTGCTCTCCTCCCTGCCGCTCAATCAGGTGCGCCGGCTGGTGCGCCGTCAGCAGGACATCGTCTGCCATCAGCTGGGGGGCGAGCGCTACAGCAGCGACGATCTGCGCAAAATCGCCTTCCATGTGCGGATCAACAGACCCATGTCGATGTTCGCCCGCTGCTGGCTGCTGGTGGAAGGGGAGACCGAGATCTGGCTGCTCTCCGAGCTGGCCCAGATCTGCGGTTACAGTCTGCGGGCGGAAGGGGTGCGCATCATCGAATTCGCCCAGTGCGGCCAGGCGCCGCTCATCAAGGTGGCGCGGGACTTTGGCATCGAGTGGCACCTGCTTACCGACGGCGACGAGGCCGGGATCAAGTACGCCAGCTCGGCCCGCTCCTTGCTCAAGGGTGAGCGGGAGCGGGATCGACTGACCCAGCTGCCGGCGGCCGACATCGAGCACTATCTCTATCAGAACGGGTTCGAGGGGGTGTTTCGGCGCGAGGCCGGCGTCGGCGGTCGCTCGACCCTCAACCCCGGGCGCATCATCGCCAAGGCTATCCATCATCGCAGCAAGCCCGGCCTGGCGCTGGCGGTGGTGGAGGAGGCGGAGCGGCTCGGCGGCGAGCGCATCCCGCCGATGATCCGGCAGATGTTCGCCAGGGTGGTGGCCCTGGCGCGCGGCCAGGGCTAG
- a CDS encoding AraC family transcriptional regulator: MRQAGVFDALVSTGARLEDSCWLEPGLGVASWRNCYDQTRYHKPGHHTVSVYLQGGEQTERLDGPGGHGGTGKVCIMPDHHRSEWLVREEFRFFHLYFSPDHLARIAEQACDKEGRHLVLEDKTFIDDPQAAALVQAQLMKLDWQHGVDRMALSHGAWMLMLHAYRHHTREAPNLPEVRGGLAPVVIRRVQEYLLAHLAEPVTLSELALEAGLSEYHFARMFGQSLGCPPHRYLQELRLKRAKQLLAGPDPLASIAAQCGFSSQAHLGNRFREAFGLSPGQWRSQLSSHCHG, encoded by the coding sequence ATGAGACAGGCGGGAGTATTCGATGCACTGGTCAGCACGGGGGCAAGGCTGGAGGATTCCTGCTGGCTGGAGCCCGGGCTCGGGGTCGCCAGCTGGCGCAACTGTTACGATCAGACCCGCTACCACAAACCTGGCCATCATACGGTCAGCGTCTACCTGCAGGGGGGCGAGCAGACCGAGCGGCTGGACGGGCCCGGCGGCCACGGTGGCACCGGCAAGGTGTGCATCATGCCGGATCACCACAGATCCGAATGGCTGGTGCGCGAGGAGTTTCGCTTCTTCCACCTCTATTTCAGCCCCGATCACCTCGCTCGCATCGCCGAGCAGGCCTGTGACAAGGAGGGCCGTCATCTGGTGCTGGAAGACAAGACCTTCATCGATGATCCCCAGGCCGCGGCGCTGGTGCAGGCCCAGCTGATGAAGCTGGACTGGCAGCACGGGGTCGATCGCATGGCGCTCTCCCACGGTGCCTGGATGCTGATGTTGCACGCCTATCGCCACCACACCCGGGAGGCGCCCAACCTGCCCGAGGTGCGCGGCGGCCTGGCCCCCGTGGTGATCCGGCGGGTGCAGGAGTATCTGCTGGCGCACCTGGCCGAGCCCGTCACCCTGAGCGAGCTGGCCCTGGAGGCGGGCCTCAGCGAATATCACTTCGCCCGCATGTTCGGCCAGAGCCTGGGTTGCCCGCCCCATCGCTACCTGCAGGAATTGCGGCTGAAGCGGGCCAAGCAACTGCTGGCAGGACCCGATCCCCTGGCCAGCATCGCCGCCCAGTGCGGCTTCTCCTCCCAGGCCCATCTCGGCAACCGCTTCCGGGAGGCCTTCGGCCTCAGTCCCGGGCAGTGGCGCAGCCAGTTGTCATCCCATTGTCACGGATAG
- a CDS encoding DMT family transporter: MNLLLYISTVLIWGSTWIAIAWQLGPIPIEVSVLYRFALAALALFALLTLSGKFPRLPWQGQRYAALLGALLFSTNFLCFYHATLYIPSGLSAVIFASASIFNGLNLWLFEGKKPSLRWLQGSLLGLLGTLLLFWPVLADAQLGANGWKGLLFASAGTLCFSLGNLVSARGQRQGYQVLQMVPWGMVYGVALLLGWVTVLGQSLVLPTEPRYLAAMVYLAIFGSVIAFTAYLTLVGRIGASKAAYATVLFPLVALSLSTLYEGFVWQTVSVVGVLISLLGNLVIFAPPLKSWRWPHPKAADGTCP, from the coding sequence ATGAACCTACTGCTGTATATTTCCACCGTCCTCATCTGGGGCAGCACCTGGATCGCCATCGCCTGGCAGTTGGGGCCCATCCCCATCGAGGTCTCGGTGCTCTATCGCTTCGCGCTGGCGGCCCTGGCGCTGTTTGCCCTGCTCACCCTCAGTGGCAAGTTCCCGCGCCTGCCCTGGCAGGGCCAGCGTTACGCCGCCCTGCTCGGCGCCCTGCTGTTCTCCACCAATTTCCTCTGCTTCTACCATGCCACCCTCTACATTCCGAGCGGCCTGTCGGCGGTGATCTTCGCCAGCGCCAGCATCTTCAACGGCCTCAACCTCTGGCTGTTCGAGGGTAAAAAGCCGAGTCTGCGCTGGCTGCAGGGCTCCCTGCTGGGGCTGCTCGGCACCCTGTTGCTGTTCTGGCCGGTGCTGGCGGATGCGCAACTGGGTGCAAACGGCTGGAAGGGACTGCTGTTCGCCTCTGCGGGGACGCTCTGCTTCTCCCTGGGCAATCTGGTGTCGGCCCGCGGCCAGCGCCAGGGCTACCAGGTGCTGCAGATGGTGCCCTGGGGCATGGTGTACGGGGTGGCACTGCTGCTGGGTTGGGTCACTGTGCTCGGCCAATCCCTGGTCCTGCCGACCGAGCCCCGCTACCTCGCGGCCATGGTCTATCTGGCCATCTTCGGCTCCGTCATCGCCTTCACCGCCTACCTCACCCTGGTGGGCCGCATCGGCGCCAGCAAGGCCGCCTACGCCACCGTGCTGTTCCCCCTGGTGGCGCTCAGCCTCTCCACCCTGTATGAGGGCTTCGTCTGGCAGACGGTGTCCGTGGTGGGGGTGCTGATCAGCCTGCTCGGCAACCTGGTGATCTTCGCCCCGCCCCTGAAGTCCTGGCGCTGGCCGCATCCCAAGGCGGCAGACGGCACTTGCCCCTGA
- a CDS encoding LysR family transcriptional regulator, translating to MLLEGLETLSLLASEGTMAKVASRLYISQSAVSKRINQLESRLGKKLIEPDGRQIRLTPQALELLARLAPSLAEMKGVLADSQTLTDSTPLPVACSETLLAGYLARFMHDYLSQDPCLALSTHHTPVILARVRGGDALLGICAGRLPPGHGLCAELLLEEPFYLVGDADQGARLSHDQGQPILTMDLDNPSNRYLREPLAALGLVPSMELDSYLALIELAKVGIGPVLLPAGLLALVGEQGERARPLPGLGRPLHLVYRQSSLKRARIGRLVEGIRAHFARPA from the coding sequence ATGTTACTGGAAGGGCTGGAGACACTCAGCTTGCTGGCGAGCGAGGGCACCATGGCCAAGGTGGCCAGCCGCCTCTACATCAGCCAGTCGGCGGTGAGCAAGCGCATCAATCAGCTGGAGTCGCGCCTCGGCAAGAAGCTGATCGAGCCGGATGGCCGCCAGATCCGGCTCACCCCCCAGGCCCTGGAGCTGCTCGCCCGGCTGGCTCCCAGCCTGGCGGAGATGAAGGGGGTGCTGGCAGACAGCCAGACCCTCACCGACAGTACTCCCCTGCCCGTCGCCTGCTCCGAGACCCTGCTGGCGGGCTACCTCGCCCGCTTCATGCACGACTACCTCAGCCAGGATCCCTGTCTCGCCCTCTCCACCCACCACACCCCGGTCATACTGGCGCGGGTGCGCGGGGGCGATGCCCTGCTCGGCATCTGTGCCGGTCGGCTGCCCCCCGGTCACGGCCTGTGTGCCGAGTTGCTGCTGGAGGAGCCCTTCTATCTGGTGGGGGACGCGGATCAAGGGGCGCGGCTATCTCATGATCAGGGGCAACCCATACTGACCATGGATCTGGATAATCCCTCCAACCGCTACCTGCGCGAGCCGCTGGCCGCACTCGGGCTGGTGCCCAGCATGGAGCTGGACTCCTATCTGGCGCTGATCGAGCTGGCCAAGGTGGGCATAGGCCCGGTGCTGCTGCCGGCAGGGCTGCTGGCCCTGGTGGGCGAGCAGGGGGAGCGGGCGCGTCCCCTGCCGGGGCTGGGGCGGCCGTTGCACCTGGTCTATCGTCAGAGCAGCCTGAAGCGGGCCCGCATAGGCCGGCTGGTCGAGGGGATAAGAGCCCACTTCGCCCGGCCGGCTTGA